From Sinorhizobium sp. B11:
CTGGCGGTTCACTCATCGGTCCATTCACACTTTGTTTGCAAACGGTATCGACAAATGCGGGTGTAGCGTCAAGTCGCGGACAAGGGAATCATGACACCCATGCCGCTTCTTGCGCTTGCAAATATGCTTCTTATAACAGAAGCAGAGTTCTAAGGAGTAGTCGGATGCCGACCCTGATCCGTTTCCTGTCCGTCCTGGCGGTCATTGCCGGACTGATCTATGGAGCGATGTGGGCGCTCGTCACCTTCGTCGAACCGCAGGAGCGAGACGTGACGATCCGCATTCCCTCCGAACGGGTGAACCCGCCTTCGACCGGCACGATTAACACCACGAAGAAATGACGCGATGAAGGATCTCGGCCGCGTCCATGTGGAATCATTTCTGGAAATGATGAGCGCCGAGCGGGGTGCTGCGGTCAATACGCTGCAATCCTACGAACGCGATCTGGATGACCTACGCTCTTTTCTGCACGGTCGCAGCATCCGATTGACCGAGGCAGGTTCGGGTCATCTCGGCGCCTATCTCGCCTCGCTATCCGCGCAGGGTTTCAAGCCCTCCTCGCAGGCTCGCCGGCTTGCCGCCATGCGCCAGTTCTACAAGTTCCTCTATGCCGAGGGCCTGCGCACAGACGATCCGACCGGCATTCTTGATGCGCCGAAGAAAGGCCGGGCGCTTCCGAAGACCATGGGTGTCGGCGAGGTAACAAAGCTGCTCACCCAGGCGGAGGCCGAAGCAGCTGACCCAGCCCCCGGCCAGCTTCATCGCCTGCGCATGCTGGCGCTGCTGGAATTGCTCTACGCCACCGGCATGCGCGTCAGCGAACTCGTGTCGCTGCCCGCCCGCGTTCTCGATCAGGAGGGCCGCTTTCTGATGATCCGCGGCAAGGGAAACAAGGAGCGGCTGGTACCCCTTTCCCAATCCGCCATTGCCGCGCTGAAAGCCTACGGTCGCCTGCTGGCAGCCGAGAACGCAGCATCAAAACAGCCTCAGGACAGTCCCTGGCTTTTTCCTGCCGCCTCGAAGGAAGGTTACCTGCCCCGCCAGGTCTTCGCCCGCGATCTCAAAAATCTGGCAATCCGCGCGGGCCTCACACCGTCGATGATTTCGCCGCACGTCATGAGACACGCCTTCGCGAGCCATCTTCTAGCAAATGGTGCGGACCTGCGTGTCGTGCAGGAACTCCTCGGCCATTCGGACATTTCGACGACACAAATCTATACGCATGTTCTGGAAGAACGTCTGCAGCAGCTCGTCCATACGCACCACCCCCTTGCAAAACAGGCGAAAAAGCACGAATAGGACCGGCGACAAGGGGCGGAACCAGGAAATTGCCCCGAGCACAAGGAACGGAAACGCACCTCATGCACAACTATCTCGACTTCGAAAAGCCGATCTCCGACCTCGAAGGTAAGATCATCGAGCTTAAGAAGCTGGCGACGGAAGACGAAAGCATCGACACCTCCGACGAAGTCGGCAGGCTCGAAGTCCGCGTCCGCGAGGCGATCGTCGAGATCTATTCCAAGCTCAATGCCTGGCAGAAGACGCAGGTCGCGCGCCATCCGCAGCGTCCGCATTTTGTCGACTATGCCAAGACGCTCTTCCAGGAATTCACGCCGCTTGCCGGCGACCGCAAGTTTTCCGAGGATGCCGCCATCCAGGCCGGTCTTGCCCGCTTCCGCGGCCAGCCGGTCGCCGTCATCGGCCAGGAGAAGGGTAACGACACCAAGAGCCGCCTGAAGCACAATTTCGGCAGCGCCCGTCCGGAAGGTTACCGCAAGGCGATCCGCATCCTTGAGATGGCTGACCGCTTCCAGCTTCCTGTCATCACCCTCGTCGACACCGCAGGCGCCTATCCCGGCGTCGGCGCCGAAGAACGCGGCCAGGCCGAAGCCATCGCCCGCTCGACGGAAATGTGCCTCGGCGTCAAGGTACCGCTGATCTCCATCGTCATCGGCGAAGGCGGCTCGGGCGGCGCGATTGCGATCGCCACCGGCAACCGCGTCTACATGCTCGAGCATTCGATCTATAGTGTCATCTCGCCGGAAGGCGCCGCTTCGATCCTCTGGCGCGATTCCACCCGCGCCAAGGAAGCCGCAACCAATATGAAGATCACCGCCGAGGACCTGAAGGGGCTCGGTGTCATCGACGGCATCATCCCCGAACCACTCGGCGGCGCGCATCGTGATCCCGACAGCGTTATCGCCGCAACCGGCGACGTCATCGCCAATGCGCTTGCCGAAATGGCTCCCCGTTCCGGCGAACAATTGCGCAACGACCGCCGCCAGAAATTCCTCGCCATGGGCCGCAATCTGTAAATTCCACAGGCCGATAGAGCTGATTGGGGCCAAATCTTGGCCACAATAATGTTATCTGTAACATTGCGCTTGCGGGACACGTCCGCGCAAGTCATAGGCTGGTAAGGATTTATCAAGTATAAGCCGCCTATGATTCCGCGCTACGCCCGGTTTCCGTAAGCGGGTTGGGTCGCATTATTGAATGGGCTGATTGAATGCGCATACGTCATTTTGCCTATGTTTCGCTCATGGCGCTGGCTCTGACCGGCTGCAATGATGCATTGGAATCGGCTCAAGGCATCGACCTTTCGACCGTCAAGAACAAGGTGGAGCAGCCGCTTCCCGCCCATATCCTTGCCGACATGTCCGCCAAGAGCATGGACCGCAACTCGCCGATCATGATCCGCATTTTCAAGGAAGAAGGTGCGCTGGAAGTCTGGAAGGCGAAGACGGACAATCGGTTCGAGAAGATCGCCGGTTATAAGATCTGCGCCTGGTCCGGCAAGCTCGGTCCGAAGGTCAAGACCGGCGACCGGCAGGCGCCGGAAGGCTTCTACAACCTTAGCCGCGCCAACCTGAACCCCAATTCCAAATATTATCTGGCGATCAACACCGGTTTCCCGAACCGCTATGATGCCGTCAACGGCCGCACCGGCAGCGACCTGATGATCCACGGTGCCTGCTCGTCGTCCGGCTGCTACTCGATGACCGACCAGCAGGTTCTGGAGATCTACGCCTTCGCCCGTGACGCCTTCAAGGGCGGCCAGGAAAGCGTGCAGCTTCAGGCCTTCCCCTTCCGCATGACCGCCGAGAACATGGTCAAGCACCGTCTCGATCAGAATTACGATTTCTGGAAGATGCTGAAGGTCGGCTACGACAATTTCGAAGTTACCAAGCGTCCGCCGGAAGTGAATGTCTGCGAGAAGAAATACGTCTTCAACCAGCAGGCCACGAACGGCGGCAGCTTCAATCCGGCCGGCGCCTGCCCGGCCATGTCGACGCCGCCGGCGCTGACGGCAGCGCTCGCCTCCTATGGCAAGACCTATGATGCCGATTATCAGACGGCGCTGAAGAAATATGACGGGCTTGCCTGGTACGACCCGACGGAAGCAGAACGCAAGGCTGTGGTCGCCAAGCAGCGCAAGGGTCGTGAACTCGCCTATGCTCCAACCGGCACGTCGCTTGAGGCCGGCCGCATGGTCAAGGTTGCCGAACTCGAAGACATGATGGCCAATCAGGCCGCAAAGAGCGTTGCTGCAAAGACCGTAGCGACTGCGACGCCGACGACACAGGCGCAGGCCACGACCGTTGCCGCCGCGCTGCCGGCCAATATTCCGGTGCCGATGCAGAACCCGCTGGCCTATGCAGCGCCCGAACCCGCGCCGCAAGAAACCGCTGACGCAACCAAGAAGCCGTTCTGGAAGTTCTGGGCCAGGAACTGACCGGCTTGGACGCCGTTCTCTACGATCTGCGCGGGCTGAAATGCCCGCTTCCCGTTATCAGGACCCGCAAGAAACTGACGGCCATGCCGAGCGGTGCGCTGATCCTCGTCGACACGACCGACCCGCTCGCCGTCATTGACATCCCGCATTTCTGCAATGAGGACGGCCACGAACTGGTCAGCACAGAAAAGACCGAACGCGGCCACCGTTTCCTGATCCGCAAGGGATAGGGTTTTTCGCAGTTAGATCCGCACCCCCGGAATGGCGAGCGGATTGTCGCTGAGCGCTGCCCGATCCGGCGTATCGATCCGCGGCTTGCCCACGAACGCATCGAAAAGATCCTTCACGAAAGCCTCAGGCAGATCCTTCGTGATCAGCACCATGCGCGTGCGCCGGTCCTCGGGATCCGGCCAGGCTGGAAGCCGCACCGGCGGATGAAAGATGCTCTGAACGCCATGCAGCACCAGCGGTCGCTCCGGCCGGTCGGACGTCGCGATGATCGCCTTCATGCGCAAAAGCTTTTCCCCGTGCGCCGAACGCAGGAGATCGATGAACATTTCGAGCGCCATCGGATCGATTGCCTTCTCCTCGATGATCGAGAAAGAGCGGATCGAAGCATCGTGACGATTGACATCGTGCGGGTCCTGATGCTCGTGGCCATGATCATGATGATGGCGGTGATGACCGTGATCGTGCCCATGGTCGTGATGATGATGCCCCTCGTGCTCATGCTCGTCTTCATCATGAAGCCATCGGCGGACATCGGCGATCTTTGTACCGGGATCATAAAGCCCGTTGACAAAAATACGCGCTGAGCCTGCCTCATCGCTGTCGGCATTCATGATGGCGGCGCGCGGATTGAGGCCATGCAGACGTGCCATCAGTGCATCCGTGCCGCGGGCTATGCTCTGCTTCGAGACGATCAGTCGATCGGCAACAGCCGCCTGCTTGCGCGCCTCCTCATGATTATCGAGCGTCTGCAGACCGTTCACCGCATCGACGACGGTGACGACGCCGTCGAGCTCGAAATTCTGCGCAATGACCGGATTGCCCATGATCGCCTGCATGACGGGAGCCGGGTCGGCAAGGCCGGTGGTCTCGATGACCACGCGCTTGACCAGTTTCACCCGGCCCGTCTGCACGGCATCTATGAGGTTCGCCAGCGTATCGACCAGTTCCCCGCGCACAGTGCAGCAGAGGCAGCCATCGGAGAGCTCGATGATGGAATCACCGGAGCTTTCGACCAGCAGATGGTCGATGCCGACATCGCCGAATTCGTTGATGATGACGGCCGCATCCTTCATGGCAGGATCTTTGAGGATGCGGTTCAGAAGCGTCGATTTACCGGCACCGAGGAAGCCGGTCAGGATGGTGACCGGGATCTTGTCGCTGAACGTGCTCATGATGTTTCCTCAGAAGGATTTCGGCCGCGGGAGCGGCACCGGCACATTGGCAAGCGCCTCGACCGCGTCGCCCTTGGCGATCTTGTCGTTCTGCGCAACCGGCTGCGGATCCTGCCCCGGAATGAGGCCGGCAAACACGAATTGCGGCTCGTGGTCCATTTCGTGAATAAAGGGCGACTGCACCTTCATGCGGCCGACCTCGTCACGCGTTTCGCTGCGTATCTTCGCGCCCTTGGCGCTGCAGATGTCGGCTGTAATGTCATTCACCTGGTCCTGCCCCGGACCATAAGGCCTCAGCGAACCCAATGTATCATTTGCCGCAAACTGCGTGGTGAAGCCCTTCTGCAGCAGATTGGCAGTGGCGTCGGCGCGAGCCGCAAGGCTGTCGGTGCCGAGCACGACGGAAACCAGCGTCCGGCCGTTACGCGTCGCAGAACCAATCTGGTTGAAGCCCGAAGCGCAGATGAAGCCGGTCTTCATGCCGTCGGCGCCGGCAAAGCGGCCGATCAGCATGTTGATGTTCGGGACGTTCTGCTTGCCATTCGTGAAGCCTTCCAGCGAAAAATAACCGGCATATTGCGGGAAGTCGCGGCGCAGCGCCACCGTCAGAATCGCAAGGTCACGGGCCGTCGTATACTGGCCGTTACCCGGCAGGCCGTTCGGATTGACGAAATGCGAATCCGACATGCCAAGCTTCGCCGCCTCGGAATTCATGCGCACGACGAAAGCTTCCTGGGTGCCGCCGACCGCTTCCGCAACGGCAACGGCGATGTCATTGGCCGACTTCACCATCAGGATCTTCAACGCGCTGTCGAGCGTGAATTTCTGGCCCGGCTTGAAGCCCATCTTGGCCGGTGGCGCGGACGCGGCCCGCTTGCTCATGACGACGGGCGTGTCGAGACTGATCTGGCCGGAGCGGATCGCATCGAACACGGTATAGACGGTCATCAGCTTGGTCAGCGAAGCCGGATACCACTTGCGAAAAGCCTCCTCGTGCTCCAGCACCCGGCCGGTCTGCACGTCGACGAGAATATGCGGATTGGCGTGAGCAAGTGTAACGGACGAGACAAGAACCGCTGTTGCTGTCGCTATAAAAGAAAAGGGCCGCAAAGCGGCGAACAAACGATCGTGGCGCGTCGACAAGTGCTCGTCCTTCAGGGAATTATCTCGAAACCTTCCCCTATTTACCCTATATGGCTATGACATGGCAAAGGTCATTGACTAAGTTATTTCCAAGGCATCACGCCCTTGTGATGCTTTCAGACGGGCCCCACGCATTTCATTCACAGGAAGCCAAGAATGCCGATTCTGAATAGAGCCGCCGAACTTCAGGACGAAGTTGCAGAGTGGCGCCGCCACATCCATGCGCGGCCGGAACTTCTCTTCGCGGTCGAAAATACGGCTGCCTTCGTTGCTGAAAAGCTTAAGGAATTCGGCGTCGACGAAATCGTCACCGGCATCGGCCGCACCGGCGTCGTCGGCCTCATCAAGGGCAAGGGTGAAGGCAGCCGCACGGTTGGCCTGCGCGCCGACATGGACGCTTTGCCGCTCACCGAAATCACCGGCAAGCCTTGGGCCTCGAAAACACCTGGCAAAATGCACGCCTGCGGCCATGATGGCCACACCGCCATGCTGCTCGGCGCAGCAAAATATCTTGCGGAAACCCGCAACTTCAACGGCAATGTCGCTGTCATCTTCCAGCCGGCCGAAGAAGGCGGCGGTGGCGGCAACCTGATGGTCAAGGACGGCATGATGGAGCGCTTCGGCATCGAAGAGGTCTACGGCATGCACAATCTGCCGGGTCTTCCCGTCGGCCAGTTCGCCACTCGCAAGGGGCCGATCATGGCGGCGACCGACGAGTTCACCGTCACCATCAAGGGCCGCGGCGGCCACGCGGCACAGCCGCACCGTACAATCGATCCGATCGCCATCGGCTCGCAGATCGTGACAAACCTGCAGCTGATCGCCTCGCGCAGCGTCAATCCTCTGCGCTCGGTCGTCGTCTCCGTCACCAAGTTCAATGCCGGTTTCGCCCATAACGTCATCCCCAACGATGCGACCTTCGCCGGCACGATCCGCACGCTTGATGACGAGGTGCGTGATCAGGCTGAAGCGCGCCTGCGCGAAGTCGTGACAGGCATTTGCGCCGCCCACGGCGCAGAAGCCGACATCAATTTCCACCGCAACTATCCCGTGACCTTCAATCATGCGGATGAAACGGAACACGCTGTCGCCATCGCCACCGACATTGCCGGCGAAGCCAACGTCGATCCCGAATTTGATCCGATGATGGGCGGCGAGGATTTCTCCTACATGCTGAACGCCCGCCCAGGCGCCTTCATCTTCATCGGCAACGGCGATACCGCCGGCTTGCATAACCCCGCCTACGACTTCAACGACGAGGCAATTGCCCACGGCATTTCCTACTGGGTGCGCCTTGCCGAACAGCGCCTCGGCGCCTGAAACGAAACGACATGAGAGACTGCAAAAAGGCTTGGCTTAATGCCAAGCCTTTTGTATGCATGGCATCCAAGTGGTCCCGTAGCTCAGCAGGATAGAGCACCAGATTCCTAATCTGGGGGTCACGCGTTCGAATCGCGTCGGGATCACCATTCTCTCACCGATATCCAGGTCGCCACCGCACAGCGCGTTTTGCGCCAACCCGCAGCAGTGCCGCGACGATCCATCCGCCGACGAACCCGATTGCCGCCCATACAAAACCGGCGACGCTGACGGGGACCCCCGGTACGAAGTCTTGCCAGGTACTGGCAAGGATACCGTCATCGGCATTGCGCATGAGAATGAAGGGCTTTGCGACTGGCGCTGCGCGGCCGAGATCTGACTGCTGGGTCACAAGGCGCTCGTAGCGTTCCAATGTGCTGCGCATGGAAAGGCCGCGATCACGCAGGAAATCGTCGGGGGAACGGGCATAGACATCGAGTGCCTGCTGGCGATCGAGATGATGGTCGGCAGCCTGTTTCGTGAAATCGTCGACGATGATCCTGAGCTCGTCGATCGCCCCGCCGATGCGTTGCCGATACTGCTGGGCGAATTCCGGCGCCTGCGAGAAAAGCGTGCCGCCGGCCAGTCCAACGGCCAGTATGACGCCCCTTCCAATCTGTCCCATCACGATGTCTCCGGCTGTTCCGACACGACAACGATTTCGAACGGGCAAAGGTTGCCCGTGACACAATTGGTAACGCTATGTGATTGAACTGATTACGCTTCGTCCGAGTTCATCTCCCGACCCACTTAGAAAGAGAGGCTTGTCATGAAGAATATTATCATTGCTTCCGCATTTGCTGCGGCCACGATTCTCGCCGGCGCTCTGCCGTCCCAGGCTGCCAGCGTTACCATCACAACCGACAACGGTGGATACGGGCACCATCGCATGGCGGACCGTCCTTACTATCGTCATCACCTGCCGCCGCGCCGCGTTTCGCATGATTGCTTCACCCGCACGGAACGCATCCATAGCCACGGCGAGACCGTGATCAAGAAGACCCGTGTCTGCCGCTAAGATGTGACGACCCCGGCCGGAAAACCGGCTGGGGTCTTGAGTTCTGAAGCATGAGGAACTTCGGAATTTTTCCCGCGTTTTACCGGTAAACAGGAGTATCCGTCATGCATATTCGAATGACCCTGCTTGCAATTGGCTGTGCAATCGTTTGCGGTCTGCTCATCGCCATCAGCTATCAGCCGCAAGGCTCCATCACCGCACATAAGACCGATCGGCTCGTTGGCGAAAAGGCTCCAGCCGGGTTCCTGACCGAACGTTTCGGCTGATCAACTGAGCGACGGTTTGCGCGCCACGACGTGGAAATATTCCTCGTCTGCCAGCGTCTCGCCGCCAAGCGGGCGTCCATCGACCGAAAAGAGCAGTGGCTCGCTGTTAAAACCGCTTTCGGTAAGTTGTGAGCGTAGCTGGCCGGGTGTCGTGGCGTAGACCATGATGCCGAAATCATGGGCGCGATGCAGCAGGATTGCATGTTCGCCGTCGCGCTGCTCCAGCGGCGCAAAGCGACGCTCCCGCACCAGACCCATTGCATGTTTGAGAAGCCGAAAACTCAGCTTCACCGGATGGTTGGACCAGAGAATGGACGAGCGGGCGCGGTTCTCACCGAAACCATGCCAGTTGCGATTGAAGGTCGAAAAAGCAAACGTGCCACCGGCCTTCAAAACGCGCGAGACTTCACGAAGGACCGATCTGCGTCCATCGGCATCGACAGAGTCGATGCCATTATAGCTGAACACGACGAGATCGAACGAGCCGTTGGCAAAGGCCGAAAGATTGCGCGCATCCATATTCTCAAAACGAAAACCCGGGTGGTTGGAGCGTGCGAGGGTCACCATCTCTGCCGTATAGTCGACGCCGACATACTCGCTGGCCTCCCCGGCGAGAAGTGCAGCCGTACGGCCGCCGCCGACACCGATATCGAGCACACGACCGCCCCTGGCATTGGCAAGCCCAATACCAAGCACCATACGCTCGCCTTCATTGATGAACCCGCTGCTATTGCGATAGTCGCGCCGGGAGAGCGGGCTGCTCCACGTTCGGCGATTGATCATTTCCATCTGATGCATCGAAATACCTGACTTCGGGGGCTGGAATAGGTCCAAACCTAGGTCAGGGGTCGGCACGGATAAACTTACATAAAGTTAATGTTCGGTTAATAGTTAATGGCGAACGTTAACCATCGAGTTCGCAAGCAAAATACGGTTGCGAACCGTATGCACGCCCGCGACTGTTCTTGCGATGACTGTTGCCCGCTCGATTTCATCAACAGTACCGACATTGCCGCTCAAAACGATTTCGTCGCCTTCGGCAGTAACTTCGACATCGGATGCGTCGATACCGCCTGCGACCGCCAGCGCATTGGCGACCGCAGATTCCAGCGTCGCGCGGTTGGCGTATTCTGCCTCAGCTTCGGGCTGTTGGCCATGAAATGTCTGCTCCTTGAACACCATCGTTCTCTCCTCCTTGACTGTGAGGAAGAAACGCAGAGGAAGGAGCTTTGGTTTCGCCTACCAGCGAAGCTGATAATTCAAATTGACATTTCCTGTCCGGCCCGTCGAAAGCGGATCGGATACGGACGCACTCAGCCCGAGGTTGGGCAGGATATTCTGGCTGACGGCAACCGTGCTGGAAAAGTCGCCACTCGCATCCCCGATGCTGCTGCCGGCCGAAATCGATGTGCCGGTCCATGGATAGATCAGCTTGACCGCCTGCGAGGCAGATACTGTTGCCTGCCGTGCATCGACGGCGTTGTAACCGAAGCTCACCGCACGTGTCGTCTGCATGTCGAGTGTGTCAGACAATATCCAGCTCCGCGAGCGGCTGAGCATAAGCGCACCGCTGCCGCGCAAGGTATCGACCTGCAGCGTCACATCCTGCTGTGCGCGGCCGGCCGGTGTAACGCTCACCTTCTGCAGCTTGCCCCAGAGCATTGCCTGGCCGGAATCCGGCAGCGGCGCGCCGCCCTTGTTGGAGGCGAGCGCGAGATCGGCGCCGGCACTTGTCTCCCATTCCATCGGCAGGCGAAACCCGACCGTCGTCTTGTAGGAACGGGTGGACACCTTCACCGGCGACCAGATCAGCAGATCATCCGCAAATACCGGATTGGCCAGCGGCAGAAGGGCAAAAACAAAGCAGGCAATCTTTATCTTCATCATAATATCGCATCGTTTTGAACTAGCACGCCGGGCGCGCCGATAGGCGCAGAGCAGACGTGGAAGCGCTCGCATCGAACGCAATGAAGGATGGCGTGGACACGCAATCCCGGTTCAGTCTTCGATTTTTGTTTGGCCCGTGGCCAGTGGCATAAATTGCCGGTTGCTCGTCGGACACATCAGTGCCCAGCGGATTTGCCTTTTTCGACCGTAATCAGCCGCAGCAAATGATCATCCCCTTGGGGACTGTTATCAGGATCACATCATGGCAGGGGCATGTAAACCCCTCTGGGGTTGAAATTTGCTGCACCGCACACTTGCTGCCTCCCGCGATCCCCTGTAGAGCCGATGCCGAATATGCAATTTCTTGCGAAATCGACCATGATGACGGGCAAAATCGCGCCTCGGCGCCTCAGTATCTTCGGTTCGACAGGTTCGATCGGCCAGAATACGCTGAATGTCATCGACCATATGGGCGGCCGGGACAATTTCGAAATTTCCGTTCTGACCGGCCACGGCAATGTGGAATTGCTGGCCCAACAGGCGAAATCATCAGGCGCGCGGCTGGCGGTCATCGCAAATGACCGGCACTACGAATCACTGAAGAGCGAACTTTCCGGCAGTGGCATTGCAGTCGCTGCCGGCAAATCCGGCCTGATGGAAGCAGCAGACTGCGAAGCTGACTGGGTAATGGCGGCCATCGTCGGCACGGCCGGGCTCGCACCCACCCTTGCCGCGGCACGCCGTGGCGCCGATATCGCGCTCGCCAACAAGGAATGTCTTGTTTCGGCCGGCGATCTTTTCATCGAGTCCGTGAGGAACGGCGGCGGCAAGCTGTTGCCTGTGGACAGCGAACACAATGCGATCTTCCAGGTGCTGGAGGAAAACCAGCGCCATGCCGTGGAGCGTGTGATCCTGACGGCATCGGGCGGCCCCTTCCGCACCTCCTCGCTGGAGGAGATGGCCAATGTTACGGTGGAAAGCGCACGCGCTCATCCGAGATGGTCGATGGGCCTGAAGATTTCCATCGACAGTGCGTCGCTGTTCAACAAGGCGCTTGAAATGATCGAGGCGAAGCATCTTTTCGGCCTGCGCCCCGAGCAGGTGGAGGTGATCGTCCATCCGCAATCGGTCATCCATTCGATGGTCGGCTATACGGATGGCTCGGTGCTGGCGCAGCTCGGTGCACCCGATATGCGCACCGCAATCGGCTACGCCCTTTCCCATCCACGCCGGGCGAATCTACCGATCGAACGGCTGGATTTCGCCAAGCTCGCGCGGCTGGACTTCGAGGCTCCGGATGAAAAACGTTTCCCTGCCCTGCGGCTCGCACGGCTGGCGATGACGCGCGGCGGCGTCCAGGGAGCGGTGCTGAACGGGGCCAAGGAAGTGGCGCTCGAAGCCTTCATCGACGGCCGCCTTCCCTTCCTCGCGATGGCCGAGATCACCGAAAAGGTGATGGACGATCTCATTAGCCTGCCTGCGGCCGCGACGATGGACGATGTCTTCGCCGCAGACAAGGAAGCCCGGCAGCGGGCTGCCGGGCTCATCCAATAAAAAGCTGTTCCTGAAAAATCAGGCGACGTGGCGGGCAAGCGCGCAGCGCGACCAGAGCGAATGCAGCGCGCTGACGAGGTGCTCGATATCCGCGTCCGAATGCAGCGGTGTGGGCGTGATGCGCAGGCGCTCTGTCTTCTTCGGCACCGTCGGATAGTTGATCGGCTGCACGTAGACACCGAAATTGTCGAGCAGCAGATCCGAGATCCACTTGCACTTGGCGGCATCGCCGACCATGACCGGCACGATATGGCTCGGGTTCGGCATGTGCGGAATGCCCTGCTGGTCAAGCAGCATGCGCAGCTTCCGCACCCGATCCTGATGGCGAGCACGCTCGAACGGGCTTGCCTTGAGATGCCGTATCGACGCGACCGAGCCGGCAGCAAGCGCCGGCGGCAGCGACGTCGTGAAGATGAAGCCCGATGCAAAAGAGCGGATGAAATCGCAGAGCGCCGCAGATGCAGCGATGTAGCCGCCCATGACGCCAAAACCCTTGGCGAGCGTGCCTTCGATAACCGTGACACGATCCATCAGGCCTTCGCGCTCGGCGATGCCGCCGCCGCGCGGACCGTACATGCCGACGGCATGCACTTCGTCGAGATAGGTCATCGCGCCATACTTGTCGGCGAGATCGCAGATTTCCTTGATCGGCGCGATATCGCCATCCATGGAATAGACGGATTCGAAGGCGATGAGCTTCGGCGCCTTGGGATCGGCGGCAGCGAGCCTGGCTTCGAGATCGGCCACGTCATTGTGCTTCCAGATGACCTTCTCGCACTTGGCGTAGCGAATGCCCTCGATCATCGAGGCATGGTTGAAGGCATCGGAGAAGATGATGAGGCCGGGGATCTTGGCGCCGAGCGTGCCGAGTGCTGCCCAGTTGGAAACATAGCCTGACGTGAAGGTCAGCGCGGCTTCCTTGCCGTGCAGATCGGCAAGCTCCCGCTCAAGCAGAACATGGTAGTGGTTGGTGCCAGAGATATTCCGGGTGCCTCCCGCACCCGCGCCACAGTGATCGATGGCTTCCTTCATCGCCTCGATCACCTTGGGGTGCTGGCCCATGCCGAGATAGTCGTTGGAGCACCAGACGGTCACTTCCTGTTCGCCGTTCGCCGTGTGACGGGTAGCCCGCGGAAAGTTACCGCGATGGCGCTCCAGATCGGCAAAAACGCGGTAACGGCCCTCAGCGTGAAGCCCGTCCAGCTCGCTTTTGAAAAACGCTTCGAAATCCATCATATGCTCCAGTTCGTACGGCTGTTTCTTGCTGAGACCGCAACCGCACGTCAACCCTTACGTCCCTGATTTAACATCAACTGCGGCAAAAGGCGCAGACTTTTGAATGATTCCAGATAAAAAATATGCGAGCCATGATCGGGGAAATTGATCGGCGTCAATTCCGGCAAATAAATTCGCTTTTAATCGTGGAAAGAAACCCGCGCCTTTCGAAAAAAGCTCGATGATGGTGGACAAGACCTTCTTGCGACATAGTTTTCGGGCTAGCCTGGCGAAAAAACAGGTTAG
This genomic window contains:
- a CDS encoding sulfurtransferase TusA family protein, with protein sequence MDAVLYDLRGLKCPLPVIRTRKKLTAMPSGALILVDTTDPLAVIDIPHFCNEDGHELVSTEKTERGHRFLIRKG
- a CDS encoding acetyl-CoA carboxylase carboxyltransferase subunit alpha, yielding MHNYLDFEKPISDLEGKIIELKKLATEDESIDTSDEVGRLEVRVREAIVEIYSKLNAWQKTQVARHPQRPHFVDYAKTLFQEFTPLAGDRKFSEDAAIQAGLARFRGQPVAVIGQEKGNDTKSRLKHNFGSARPEGYRKAIRILEMADRFQLPVITLVDTAGAYPGVGAEERGQAEAIARSTEMCLGVKVPLISIVIGEGGSGGAIAIATGNRVYMLEHSIYSVISPEGAASILWRDSTRAKEAATNMKITAEDLKGLGVIDGIIPEPLGGAHRDPDSVIAATGDVIANALAEMAPRSGEQLRNDRRQKFLAMGRNL
- a CDS encoding D-alanyl-D-alanine carboxypeptidase; its protein translation is MSTRHDRLFAALRPFSFIATATAVLVSSVTLAHANPHILVDVQTGRVLEHEEAFRKWYPASLTKLMTVYTVFDAIRSGQISLDTPVVMSKRAASAPPAKMGFKPGQKFTLDSALKILMVKSANDIAVAVAEAVGGTQEAFVVRMNSEAAKLGMSDSHFVNPNGLPGNGQYTTARDLAILTVALRRDFPQYAGYFSLEGFTNGKQNVPNINMLIGRFAGADGMKTGFICASGFNQIGSATRNGRTLVSVVLGTDSLAARADATANLLQKGFTTQFAANDTLGSLRPYGPGQDQVNDITADICSAKGAKIRSETRDEVGRMKVQSPFIHEMDHEPQFVFAGLIPGQDPQPVAQNDKIAKGDAVEALANVPVPLPRPKSF
- a CDS encoding GTP-binding protein; the encoded protein is MSTFSDKIPVTILTGFLGAGKSTLLNRILKDPAMKDAAVIINEFGDVGIDHLLVESSGDSIIELSDGCLCCTVRGELVDTLANLIDAVQTGRVKLVKRVVIETTGLADPAPVMQAIMGNPVIAQNFELDGVVTVVDAVNGLQTLDNHEEARKQAAVADRLIVSKQSIARGTDALMARLHGLNPRAAIMNADSDEAGSARIFVNGLYDPGTKIADVRRWLHDEDEHEHEGHHHHDHGHDHGHHRHHHDHGHEHQDPHDVNRHDASIRSFSIIEEKAIDPMALEMFIDLLRSAHGEKLLRMKAIIATSDRPERPLVLHGVQSIFHPPVRLPAWPDPEDRRTRMVLITKDLPEAFVKDLFDAFVGKPRIDTPDRAALSDNPLAIPGVRI
- a CDS encoding murein L,D-transpeptidase; this encodes MRIRHFAYVSLMALALTGCNDALESAQGIDLSTVKNKVEQPLPAHILADMSAKSMDRNSPIMIRIFKEEGALEVWKAKTDNRFEKIAGYKICAWSGKLGPKVKTGDRQAPEGFYNLSRANLNPNSKYYLAINTGFPNRYDAVNGRTGSDLMIHGACSSSGCYSMTDQQVLEIYAFARDAFKGGQESVQLQAFPFRMTAENMVKHRLDQNYDFWKMLKVGYDNFEVTKRPPEVNVCEKKYVFNQQATNGGSFNPAGACPAMSTPPALTAALASYGKTYDADYQTALKKYDGLAWYDPTEAERKAVVAKQRKGRELAYAPTGTSLEAGRMVKVAELEDMMANQAAKSVAAKTVATATPTTQAQATTVAAALPANIPVPMQNPLAYAAPEPAPQETADATKKPFWKFWARN
- the xerD gene encoding site-specific tyrosine recombinase XerD, producing the protein MKDLGRVHVESFLEMMSAERGAAVNTLQSYERDLDDLRSFLHGRSIRLTEAGSGHLGAYLASLSAQGFKPSSQARRLAAMRQFYKFLYAEGLRTDDPTGILDAPKKGRALPKTMGVGEVTKLLTQAEAEAADPAPGQLHRLRMLALLELLYATGMRVSELVSLPARVLDQEGRFLMIRGKGNKERLVPLSQSAIAALKAYGRLLAAENAASKQPQDSPWLFPAASKEGYLPRQVFARDLKNLAIRAGLTPSMISPHVMRHAFASHLLANGADLRVVQELLGHSDISTTQIYTHVLEERLQQLVHTHHPLAKQAKKHE